One segment of Yersinia kristensenii DNA contains the following:
- the hflD gene encoding high frequency lysogenization protein HflD gives MAKNYYDITLALAGICQSARLVQQLAHEGQCDNDALSIMLGGLLQTNPPSTLAVYGGNEQSLKMGLETLQSVLNANRQGPAAELTRYTLSLMVLERKLNANKSAMNTLGDRISQLDRQLAHFDLESETMMSSLAAIYTDVISPLGPRIQVIGSPAILQSTLVQAKIRATLLAGIRSAVLWQQVGGSRLQLMFSRNRLFKQAQSILAHN, from the coding sequence GTGGCGAAAAACTATTATGATATTACGTTGGCATTGGCAGGAATCTGCCAGTCAGCTCGCTTGGTTCAGCAATTGGCCCATGAAGGCCAATGCGATAATGATGCATTAAGTATTATGCTGGGTGGGTTGCTGCAAACCAATCCGCCTTCAACTTTAGCGGTGTATGGCGGTAATGAGCAATCCCTGAAAATGGGTTTGGAAACACTACAGAGTGTGTTGAACGCCAATCGGCAGGGGCCGGCGGCTGAACTGACCCGCTATACCCTGAGCCTCATGGTGCTCGAAAGAAAACTCAATGCCAATAAATCGGCCATGAATACCTTAGGTGACCGCATCAGCCAGCTTGATCGCCAACTGGCGCATTTCGATCTCGAATCTGAAACGATGATGAGTTCGCTGGCAGCTATTTATACCGATGTTATCAGCCCTCTCGGCCCGCGCATTCAAGTTATTGGCTCACCCGCTATCTTACAAAGCACATTGGTGCAGGCAAAAATTCGGGCCACTCTGCTGGCGGGGATCCGTTCAGCCGTGCTTTGGCAACAAGTGGGCGGAAGCCGCTTGCAGTTAATGTTTTCGCGAAATCGTCTGTTTAAGCAGGCGCAGAGTATTCTTGCTCATAATTGA
- the purB gene encoding adenylosuccinate lyase, with product MELSSLTAVSPIDGRYGDKVSALRPIFSEFGLLKFRVQVEVRWLQKLAACAEIKEVPAFDADANAYLDKIVQDFNEQDAQRIKTIERTTNHDVKAVEYFLKEKVESVPALHAVSEFIHFACTSEDINNLSHALMLQTARRDVVLPMWRQLIDSIKALAHQHRDLPLLSRTHGQPATPSTIGKELANVAYRMERQFRQLSQVEILGKINGAVGNYNAHIVAYPEVDWHQFSESFVTSLGINWNPYTTQIEPHDYIAELFDCVARFNTILIDFDRDIWGYIALNHFKQKTIAGEIGSSTMPHKVNPIDFENSEGNLGLANAVLGHLASKLPVSRWQRDLTDSTVLRNLGVGLGYAVIAYQATMKGISKLEVNEAHLLEELDHNWEVLAEPIQTVMRRYGIEKPYEKLKELTRGKRVDAAGMQTFIDSLALPEEEKTRLKAMTPANYIGRATTMVDELK from the coding sequence ATGGAATTATCCTCACTGACCGCCGTTTCCCCTATTGATGGGCGCTACGGCGATAAAGTCAGCGCACTGCGCCCAATCTTTAGCGAATTCGGTTTGCTGAAATTCCGTGTGCAGGTCGAAGTACGTTGGCTGCAAAAATTGGCCGCCTGTGCAGAAATCAAAGAAGTCCCGGCTTTTGACGCCGACGCAAACGCTTACCTCGATAAGATAGTGCAAGATTTCAATGAACAGGATGCACAACGCATCAAAACCATTGAACGCACTACGAATCATGATGTGAAAGCCGTCGAATATTTTCTGAAAGAGAAAGTAGAAAGTGTTCCAGCGCTACATGCAGTGTCAGAATTCATCCACTTTGCTTGTACTTCAGAAGATATCAACAACCTGTCCCATGCTCTAATGCTGCAGACCGCCCGTCGGGATGTGGTGTTGCCGATGTGGCGTCAGCTTATTGATTCGATTAAGGCGCTGGCTCACCAACATCGTGATTTACCACTGCTTTCCCGTACTCACGGCCAGCCGGCAACACCCTCTACCATCGGTAAAGAGCTAGCTAACGTGGCTTACCGTATGGAGCGCCAGTTCCGTCAACTATCACAAGTCGAAATTTTAGGTAAAATCAATGGCGCCGTGGGTAACTATAATGCTCACATTGTTGCTTACCCTGAAGTTGACTGGCACCAGTTTAGTGAAAGTTTTGTCACTTCGCTGGGTATCAATTGGAACCCCTACACCACACAAATCGAACCGCACGATTACATTGCTGAACTTTTCGACTGTGTGGCACGTTTCAATACCATTCTGATCGATTTTGACCGTGATATCTGGGGTTATATTGCATTGAATCACTTCAAGCAAAAAACTATCGCGGGCGAAATTGGCTCAAGCACCATGCCACATAAAGTGAACCCAATTGACTTCGAGAACTCCGAGGGCAATCTGGGCCTGGCCAATGCGGTATTAGGCCATTTAGCCAGCAAACTTCCGGTTTCGCGCTGGCAGCGTGACCTGACAGACTCCACGGTGCTGCGTAACTTGGGTGTCGGCCTGGGCTACGCCGTCATTGCCTATCAGGCGACAATGAAAGGCATTAGTAAGCTAGAAGTCAACGAAGCGCATCTGTTGGAAGAGCTGGATCATAACTGGGAAGTGCTGGCTGAACCTATCCAAACCGTCATGCGTCGTTATGGCATTGAAAAACCATATGAAAAATTAAAGGAATTGACCCGCGGAAAACGTGTTGATGCTGCTGGTATGCAAACATTTATCGACAGTCTCGCCCTGCCGGAAGAGGAAAAAACTCGGTTGAAGGCCATGACCCCAGCTAATTATATTGGCCGCGCCACGACGATGGTGGATGAATTGAAGTAA
- a CDS encoding YPO1635 family putative outer membrane beta-barrel protein — translation MLKKTLLSFALMGTCATAMAADYTYVAGGLQYGSISSNERFDKQFNQNHYSQIGDRDMGGIYLNGGYGFDNDLFIDGRINSIANSDRGLAEAVLGLGYHWTFSPNIDFYTLVGGSRRAMVFDASKNGEKTNTYNSATGEIGIKSQLSQDIGLDVAYRMARYDDRAFHEARITADYALTKSLAAEVGYTYHNWKVSDQAMQVGLRYAF, via the coding sequence ATGTTGAAGAAAACACTACTTTCTTTCGCCCTGATGGGTACCTGTGCTACCGCAATGGCGGCTGACTACACTTATGTCGCTGGTGGCCTGCAGTATGGTTCAATCAGTAGCAATGAACGTTTTGATAAGCAATTTAATCAAAATCATTACAGCCAGATCGGCGACCGTGACATGGGTGGCATTTATCTTAATGGCGGCTATGGTTTTGATAACGACTTGTTTATTGATGGCCGCATAAACAGCATTGCCAATAGTGATCGAGGTCTGGCAGAGGCCGTATTGGGCCTGGGCTACCATTGGACATTCTCACCCAATATTGATTTTTATACTTTAGTCGGCGGCAGCCGTCGCGCCATGGTATTTGACGCTAGCAAAAACGGCGAAAAAACCAACACTTACAATAGCGCTACCGGTGAGATTGGTATCAAAAGTCAATTATCACAAGACATTGGTCTGGACGTTGCCTACCGTATGGCTAGATATGACGACCGCGCTTTCCATGAAGCGCGGATAACCGCAGACTATGCTCTAACAAAAAGCCTCGCGGCTGAAGTGGGTTATACCTACCATAACTGGAAAGTCAGTGATCAGGCGATGCAAGTTGGTTTGCGTTACGCTTTCTAA
- the phoP gene encoding two-component system response regulator PhoP produces MRVLVVEDNALLRHHLTVQMREMGHQVDAAEDAKEADYFLQEHAPDIAIIDLGLPGEDGLSLIRRWRSHQTNLPILVLTARESWQDKVAVLEAGADDYVTKPFHLEEVIARMQALMRRNIGLASQVIEFPPFQIDLSRRELCVNQQQIKLTAFEYTIIETLIRNAGKVVSKDTLMLQLYPDAELRESHTIDVLMGRLRKKMQAKHEGEVITTIRGQGYRFDAN; encoded by the coding sequence ATGCGGGTTTTAGTTGTCGAAGATAATGCTTTGTTACGCCACCATCTTACGGTGCAAATGCGTGAAATGGGCCATCAGGTAGACGCCGCAGAAGACGCCAAAGAAGCAGACTATTTCTTGCAGGAACATGCCCCAGATATCGCCATTATTGACCTCGGTTTACCGGGTGAAGATGGCTTGAGCCTTATCCGTCGCTGGCGTAGCCATCAAACAAACTTGCCCATTCTAGTGCTCACTGCACGGGAAAGTTGGCAAGATAAAGTTGCAGTGCTGGAAGCCGGTGCCGATGATTACGTGACTAAACCTTTTCATCTGGAGGAAGTCATCGCGCGGATGCAGGCATTAATGCGGCGCAATATTGGTTTAGCCTCTCAGGTAATTGAATTCCCCCCGTTCCAGATTGACCTCTCACGGCGAGAGTTGTGCGTCAATCAGCAACAGATTAAACTGACTGCTTTCGAATACACTATCATTGAGACACTTATTCGTAATGCTGGAAAAGTCGTCAGCAAAGATACATTAATGCTGCAACTCTATCCTGATGCAGAGCTACGTGAAAGCCATACTATTGACGTATTAATGGGGCGTTTGCGTAAAAAAATGCAGGCAAAACATGAAGGTGAAGTGATTACGACCATCCGTGGTCAGGGATACCGTTTTGACGCCAACTAG
- the phoQ gene encoding two-component system sensor histidine kinase PhoQ, giving the protein MLRKNNKPFSLRARFLMATAGVILALSLSYGMVAVVGYIVSFDKNTFSAHRGESNLFFSLAQWQNNKLSISVPPELELNIPTLVLIYDKDGNILWRQRHVPELESHIEKSWLQKPGFYELDTGTHISSMMLGDNPKAQDQLKKYDDTDSSALTHSVSVNTYPATSRLPQLTIVVVDTIPQELQRSDLVWNWFSYVLLANLLLVVPLLWLAAYWSLRPIKALVSQISQLEKGEREQLDENPPRELQSLVRNLNILLTNERQRYTKYRTTLSDLTHSLKTPLAVLQTTLRSLRTGKQTTIEEVEPIMLEQISRISQQIGYYLHRASMRSEHNVLIREIHSVPALLDSLCSALNKVYQRKGVVLTLDISPEVTFLGERNDFMEVMGNVLENACKYCLEFVEITALHSEKQLTIVIDDDGPGIPESKRQLIFQRGQRVDTLRPGQGLGLSVAAEIIEQYQGKITITESHLGGARMMVTFGQQNDYHAD; this is encoded by the coding sequence ATGCTCAGGAAAAATAACAAACCCTTCTCTCTCCGAGCACGGTTTCTTATGGCGACAGCAGGCGTCATTCTGGCGCTGTCATTATCTTATGGTATGGTCGCCGTCGTCGGCTATATTGTCAGTTTTGATAAGAATACGTTCAGCGCACATCGCGGCGAAAGTAACTTATTTTTCAGTCTGGCCCAATGGCAAAATAACAAGCTTAGCATTTCGGTGCCGCCAGAGCTTGAGCTGAACATCCCAACTCTGGTTCTGATTTATGATAAGGATGGTAATATCCTGTGGCGTCAGCGGCATGTGCCTGAACTTGAGTCTCATATCGAAAAAAGCTGGTTACAAAAGCCGGGATTTTATGAGTTGGATACCGGAACACATATCAGTAGCATGATGCTAGGCGATAATCCGAAAGCACAAGACCAGCTCAAAAAATATGACGATACCGACAGCAGCGCGTTAACTCACTCTGTATCCGTTAATACTTATCCCGCGACCTCCCGCTTACCACAGCTCACCATTGTAGTTGTCGATACCATCCCGCAGGAATTGCAGCGCTCAGACTTGGTTTGGAACTGGTTTAGCTATGTCTTACTGGCGAATTTACTGTTAGTTGTCCCCTTGCTTTGGCTAGCCGCCTATTGGAGTTTAAGGCCGATTAAAGCGCTGGTCAGCCAGATAAGTCAGTTAGAAAAAGGCGAGCGCGAACAATTGGATGAGAACCCGCCTCGTGAACTACAAAGCTTGGTGCGAAATCTTAATATCTTGCTGACTAATGAACGCCAGCGCTATACCAAATACCGCACGACACTCTCAGACCTGACTCATAGTCTCAAAACGCCACTGGCAGTATTGCAAACAACCTTGCGCTCTTTACGCACCGGTAAGCAGACAACTATTGAGGAGGTTGAACCTATTATGCTCGAGCAGATAAGTCGCATCTCTCAGCAAATTGGTTATTACCTGCATCGAGCCAGTATGCGTTCTGAACATAACGTATTGATTCGTGAAATTCATTCTGTTCCCGCCCTACTCGATAGCTTGTGCAGTGCGCTGAATAAAGTGTATCAACGCAAAGGCGTGGTATTGACGTTGGATATTTCGCCTGAAGTCACTTTCTTGGGTGAACGGAATGATTTTATGGAAGTAATGGGTAATGTTTTGGAGAACGCATGCAAATATTGCCTGGAGTTTGTCGAAATAACCGCCCTACACTCAGAAAAACAGCTCACAATTGTCATTGACGACGATGGGCCGGGCATTCCTGAAAGTAAACGACAATTGATTTTCCAACGCGGCCAACGTGTAGATACTTTACGACCAGGACAAGGGCTTGGATTATCCGTTGCCGCTGAAATTATTGAGCAGTATCAAGGTAAGATAACCATCACTGAAAGCCATTTAGGTGGAGCAAGGATGATGGTGACCTTTGGCCAGCAAAATGATTATCACGCTGATTAA
- a CDS encoding cupin domain-containing protein, giving the protein MDYQLNLDWPDFLQRYWQKRPVILKRGFTNFIDPLSPDELAGLAMENEVDSRLVSHEAGRWQVSHGPFESFDHLGETNWSLLVQAVDHWHEPAAALMRPFRKLSDWRMDDLMISFSVPGGGVGPHFDQYDVFIIQGTGRRRWRVGEKTEMKQHCPHPDLLQVGPFDAIIDEEMEPGDILYIPPGFPHEGYALENALNYSVGFRAPNGRELVSGFADYVLSRELGSYRYSDPDLQLREHPAEVLPQEVDKLRKMMLDLVQQPEEFQNWFGEFISQSRHELDVAPPEPPYQAGDVYELLQQGEELQRLTGLRVLRVGNQCFVNGELINTPYLSAADALCQHFSVDAQKLGDALEDPSFLAMLTALVNNGYWYFND; this is encoded by the coding sequence ATGGATTACCAACTCAATCTCGATTGGCCCGATTTTCTGCAACGCTATTGGCAGAAACGCCCCGTCATTCTCAAACGTGGCTTTACAAACTTTATTGATCCTCTTTCGCCCGATGAGCTTGCTGGCTTAGCAATGGAGAATGAAGTCGACAGCCGCTTGGTGAGCCATGAGGCGGGTCGCTGGCAAGTGAGCCATGGCCCATTTGAGAGTTTTGATCATTTAGGTGAAACTAATTGGTCACTGTTGGTTCAGGCGGTTGATCATTGGCATGAACCCGCAGCGGCCTTAATGCGCCCATTCCGCAAGCTCTCTGACTGGCGGATGGATGATTTAATGATTTCTTTCTCTGTGCCTGGTGGGGGTGTTGGCCCGCATTTTGACCAATATGACGTTTTCATCATTCAAGGCACGGGCCGTCGTCGCTGGCGAGTCGGTGAGAAAACGGAAATGAAGCAGCATTGCCCTCACCCTGACTTGCTGCAAGTTGGCCCATTCGACGCCATTATTGATGAAGAAATGGAGCCAGGTGATATTCTCTATATTCCACCGGGCTTCCCTCATGAAGGCTATGCACTTGAAAATGCGTTGAATTACTCAGTCGGTTTCCGTGCGCCTAATGGCCGTGAACTGGTCAGCGGCTTTGCTGACTATGTGCTTTCTCGCGAGTTAGGCAGTTACCGTTACAGTGATCCGGACTTACAATTACGGGAACATCCCGCCGAAGTGCTGCCACAAGAAGTCGATAAACTTCGCAAGATGATGCTCGATTTAGTCCAGCAACCGGAGGAGTTCCAAAACTGGTTTGGCGAATTCATTTCTCAATCACGCCATGAACTGGATGTCGCCCCACCAGAACCCCCTTATCAGGCGGGGGATGTCTATGAATTACTCCAACAAGGCGAAGAGTTACAACGCCTTACTGGTCTGCGTGTTCTGCGTGTTGGTAATCAGTGCTTTGTTAATGGTGAATTGATTAATACACCGTACTTATCAGCCGCCGATGCATTATGCCAACACTTCAGTGTTGATGCGCAGAAGTTGGGTGATGCGCTGGAAGATCCATCTTTCCTGGCCATGCTGACCGCACTGGTGAACAACGGTTATTGGTATTTTAACGACTAA
- the pepT gene encoding peptidase T codes for MDKLLDRFFNYVSFDTQAKANVKSVPSTEGQRKLALALQQELQSLGFSHVSLSDHGCVMATLPANVTWPVPTVGFIAHLDTSPDFPGKNINPQIVENYRGGDIALGIGDEILSPVMFPVLHQLLGHTLITTDGKTLLGADDKAGIAEIITAMVRLKHNNVPHGDIRIAFTPDEEVGKGARFFNVDEFDAQWAYTVDGGGVGELEFENFNAASVTIKIVGNNVHPGSAKGVMVNALSLATRFHQELPANETPECTEGYEGFYHLQSIKGTVERAEMHYIVRDFNRDGFEARKKNMVDIAKRVGKGLHRDCYIEIVMDDSYYNMREHIIKHPHIIEIAQQAMHDCDITPIMKPIRGGTDGAQLSFLGLPCPNIFTGGYNYHGKHEFITLEGMEKAVAVIMRIAELTAKRAKESSV; via the coding sequence ATGGACAAATTACTCGACCGCTTTTTCAACTATGTTTCTTTTGATACCCAAGCAAAAGCCAATGTAAAATCCGTGCCGAGCACTGAAGGGCAGCGCAAGCTGGCTCTGGCGTTGCAACAGGAGTTGCAGTCGCTGGGGTTTTCTCACGTTAGTTTGAGTGACCACGGCTGTGTGATGGCAACATTACCTGCAAATGTTACCTGGCCGGTCCCTACGGTTGGCTTTATTGCTCATCTTGACACTTCACCCGATTTCCCGGGGAAAAATATTAATCCACAGATTGTAGAAAACTACCGTGGTGGTGATATTGCTTTAGGGATAGGCGATGAAATTTTGTCCCCGGTAATGTTCCCCGTCTTGCATCAATTACTTGGGCATACATTGATTACCACTGACGGTAAAACCCTATTAGGTGCCGACGATAAAGCGGGCATTGCGGAAATTATCACCGCGATGGTGCGCTTAAAGCACAATAATGTTCCGCATGGAGATATCCGTATCGCATTCACGCCAGATGAAGAAGTGGGGAAAGGTGCGCGTTTCTTCAATGTGGATGAATTTGATGCCCAATGGGCTTATACCGTGGATGGCGGCGGTGTGGGTGAACTCGAGTTCGAAAATTTTAATGCGGCCTCGGTGACAATAAAAATTGTTGGTAATAATGTTCATCCGGGGAGTGCTAAAGGAGTGATGGTGAATGCACTGTCGCTGGCAACCCGTTTCCATCAGGAATTACCGGCGAATGAAACCCCTGAATGTACTGAAGGTTATGAGGGTTTTTATCATCTGCAAAGCATTAAAGGCACGGTTGAACGGGCAGAAATGCACTATATCGTGCGCGATTTTAACCGCGATGGATTTGAAGCGCGTAAGAAAAATATGGTGGATATCGCCAAGCGGGTCGGTAAAGGTTTACACCGTGACTGTTATATCGAAATTGTTATGGATGATAGCTATTACAATATGCGTGAGCATATTATTAAGCATCCACATATCATTGAGATAGCGCAACAGGCGATGCACGATTGCGATATCACGCCTATTATGAAGCCTATCCGTGGTGGCACTGACGGCGCCCAGTTATCTTTCTTGGGTTTACCTTGCCCCAATATTTTTACCGGCGGTTATAATTATCATGGTAAACATGAGTTTATAACACTGGAAGGAATGGAGAAAGCGGTGGCGGTTATCATGAGAATTGCTGAATTAACGGCCAAACGGGCTAAAGAGTCGTCAGTCTGA
- the cobB gene encoding Sir2 family NAD+-dependent deacetylase yields the protein MRIRHRLCRFRKNKHLRHQRFRSRIFHRDSAATSEMKKPFVVVLTGAGISAESGIRTFRAADGLWEEHQVEDVATPEGYRRDPELVQAFYNARRRQLQQPDIAPNAAHLALADLEAVLGDNFVLVTQNIDNLHERAGSKRVIHMHGELLKVRCTQSGQVLDWPGDLSADERCHCCQFPSPLRPHIVWFGEMPMEMDEIYQALAEADFFISIGTSGHVYPAAGFVHESSLHGAHTVELNLEPSQVESQFDEKHYGLASKVVPEYVREFLTTRGENREGD from the coding sequence ATGCGCATTCGCCATCGGCTGTGTCGGTTTCGTAAGAATAAGCACTTGCGGCATCAACGTTTTCGCTCCCGTATTTTTCATCGAGACAGTGCTGCAACATCAGAAATGAAGAAGCCGTTTGTGGTGGTTCTGACAGGGGCAGGTATCTCGGCTGAGTCAGGCATTCGGACTTTCCGTGCGGCGGATGGTTTGTGGGAAGAGCATCAGGTGGAAGATGTTGCGACGCCGGAAGGGTATCGCCGTGACCCTGAATTGGTTCAAGCTTTTTATAATGCACGCCGTCGCCAGTTACAGCAGCCCGACATTGCGCCGAATGCTGCCCATCTTGCACTCGCTGATTTGGAAGCGGTGCTGGGTGATAATTTTGTGCTGGTCACTCAGAATATAGATAATTTGCATGAGAGGGCGGGTAGCAAGCGCGTGATTCATATGCACGGCGAGCTACTGAAAGTCCGCTGTACGCAATCTGGTCAAGTGCTGGACTGGCCAGGTGACCTCAGTGCGGACGAGCGCTGCCATTGTTGCCAATTCCCATCCCCCTTGCGCCCACATATTGTGTGGTTTGGTGAAATGCCGATGGAAATGGATGAAATCTATCAGGCGCTGGCTGAGGCTGATTTCTTTATTTCGATTGGCACTTCCGGGCATGTCTATCCGGCGGCCGGGTTTGTTCATGAATCAAGCTTGCACGGTGCTCATACTGTCGAGTTGAATCTGGAGCCTAGCCAAGTCGAGAGCCAATTTGATGAAAAACACTACGGTTTAGCCAGTAAAGTGGTTCCGGAATATGTGCGTGAATTTTTAACAACCCGTGGCGAGAATCGCGAAGGCGACTAA
- the nagK gene encoding N-acetylglucosamine kinase: protein MYYGFDMGGTKIELGVFDANLQRIWHKRVPTPREDYRQLLQTLQELTLEADEFCGVKGSVGIGIPGLPNADDGTVFTANVPAAMGQSLQSDLSTLIGREVRIDNDANCFALSEAWDPEFRRYPTVLGLILGTGVGGGLIVNGSIVSGRNHITGEFGHFRLPVDALDILGADIPRVPCGCGHHGCIENYISGRGFEWMYKHFNQQSLPATEIIANYKVGESKAVAHVERFMDVLAVCLGNLLTMLDPHLVVIGGGLSNFEHIYQELPKRLPQHLLRVARLPRIEKARYGDAGGVRGAAFLHLSERQPTNNK, encoded by the coding sequence ATGTATTACGGTTTTGATATGGGTGGCACCAAAATTGAGTTAGGCGTTTTTGATGCTAACCTGCAACGAATCTGGCATAAGCGGGTTCCTACGCCGCGTGAAGATTATCGGCAACTCCTGCAAACATTGCAGGAGTTAACGTTGGAAGCTGATGAGTTTTGTGGGGTTAAAGGCAGTGTGGGTATTGGCATTCCCGGCTTGCCAAATGCTGATGATGGCACGGTGTTCACGGCGAATGTGCCAGCAGCAATGGGGCAATCCTTACAAAGTGACCTTTCCACGTTAATTGGGCGTGAAGTTCGAATTGATAATGATGCCAACTGCTTTGCACTGTCTGAAGCCTGGGATCCTGAATTCCGCCGCTATCCTACTGTCTTGGGCTTGATTCTCGGCACGGGGGTCGGCGGCGGTCTGATTGTGAATGGCAGTATTGTCAGTGGGCGCAATCATATCACCGGTGAATTTGGCCATTTCCGCTTGCCAGTCGATGCGCTGGATATTCTGGGCGCTGATATTCCACGGGTGCCTTGTGGTTGTGGCCATCACGGCTGTATTGAAAATTACATTTCAGGGCGTGGTTTTGAATGGATGTATAAACACTTCAATCAGCAATCTTTGCCCGCCACTGAAATTATTGCTAACTATAAAGTCGGTGAATCCAAAGCCGTGGCTCATGTTGAGCGATTTATGGATGTGCTGGCGGTATGTCTGGGCAATTTATTGACCATGCTAGATCCCCATCTGGTGGTGATTGGCGGAGGATTATCTAATTTCGAGCATATTTATCAAGAACTTCCCAAACGTTTACCGCAGCATTTACTGCGAGTAGCCCGCTTGCCGCGCATTGAAAAAGCGCGTTATGGTGATGCGGGCGGCGTTCGCGGCGCTGCGTTTCTGCATTTGTCTGAGCGTCAGCCAACAAATAATAAATAA
- the lolE gene encoding lipoprotein-releasing ABC transporter permease subunit LolE, which yields MGVSPLSLLIGLRFSRGRRRGGMVSLISVISTLGIALGVAVLIVGLSAMNGFERELKNRILAVVPHGEIAVVNQPFSGWAQTLQRIEKVPGIVAAAPYIKFTGLIENATQLRAVEVKGVDPESEQHLSALPSFVLDHAWDNFKAGQQQIILGKGLADALGVKQGSWLTVMIPNSDPEMKLLQPKRIRLQVAGVFQLSGQLDHSLALVPLTDAQQYLDMGDSVTGIAIKVDDVYNANQLVRSAGEASNAYVYISSWIGTYGYMYRDIQMIRTIMYLAMVLVIGVASFNIVSTLVMAVKDKSSDIAVLRTLGAKDGLIRAIFMWYGLLAGLIGSVSGAVVGVIVSLQLTNIIRGLEKLVGHQFLSGDIYFIDFLPSELHWFDVACVLATALVLSLIASWYPARRASRIDPARVLSGQ from the coding sequence ATGGGCGTTTCGCCACTTTCACTGTTAATCGGTTTGCGTTTTAGCCGTGGTCGCCGTCGCGGCGGCATGGTGTCACTGATTTCAGTCATCTCTACCTTGGGGATTGCTCTAGGCGTTGCGGTGCTGATCGTCGGCTTAAGTGCCATGAACGGCTTCGAACGTGAGCTAAAAAACCGTATTTTGGCGGTGGTACCTCATGGTGAAATTGCGGTCGTCAATCAGCCATTTAGCGGCTGGGCACAAACTTTACAGCGGATTGAAAAAGTACCCGGCATTGTGGCGGCGGCACCTTATATCAAATTCACCGGTTTGATTGAAAACGCCACCCAATTGCGCGCGGTAGAGGTCAAAGGGGTTGATCCTGAGAGCGAACAGCATCTCAGCGCGCTCCCCAGCTTTGTCCTTGACCATGCTTGGGATAATTTCAAGGCCGGTCAACAGCAGATTATTTTAGGTAAAGGTCTGGCCGATGCGCTGGGCGTGAAGCAGGGGTCATGGCTGACGGTGATGATCCCCAATAGCGACCCTGAGATGAAATTGCTGCAACCTAAGCGCATTCGCTTGCAGGTGGCGGGCGTTTTTCAATTGAGCGGACAACTGGATCATAGCCTGGCATTGGTACCTTTGACTGATGCACAGCAATATCTGGATATGGGTGACAGTGTCACTGGTATAGCCATCAAGGTGGATGATGTCTACAACGCCAACCAACTGGTGCGTAGCGCCGGTGAAGCTTCCAATGCTTATGTGTATATCAGTAGTTGGATTGGCACCTATGGTTATATGTATCGTGACATCCAAATGATCCGCACTATCATGTACTTAGCTATGGTGCTGGTGATTGGGGTAGCCAGTTTCAACATTGTCTCGACATTGGTCATGGCCGTTAAAGATAAAAGCAGCGATATTGCAGTTTTGCGCACATTAGGGGCTAAAGATGGCCTCATTCGTGCCATTTTTATGTGGTATGGCTTGCTGGCGGGGCTTATCGGCAGTGTTAGCGGGGCGGTGGTCGGGGTGATTGTTTCTTTGCAATTAACCAACATTATCCGGGGGCTAGAAAAGCTGGTCGGGCATCAATTTTTGTCGGGCGATATATACTTCATCGACTTTTTACCGTCAGAATTACACTGGTTTGATGTGGCCTGTGTGCTGGCAACCGCGTTGGTGTTGAGCTTAATTGCCAGTTGGTATCCGGCTCGTCGTGCCAGCCGTATTGATCCGGCGCGGGTGTTGAGCGGGCAATAA